In Pseudomonas sp. MM213, a genomic segment contains:
- a CDS encoding RDD family protein, whose product MLETTALQRKATLSPPLDTRYQVETPEGIDLPLRPAGLMVRALAFSIDLGLRGLILGLLFIVLAFLGKLGAGLGSILLFAVSWWYMVLFEVLNQGRSPGKQWMGLRVVQDDGTPIGWSASLLRNLLRFVDLLPFGYFLGAISCLQHPSFKRLGDLAAGTLVIYREQPLTRPQVPDAEPRRPAFAMTLTEQRAILGFAERQGELSEARVNELASILAQPLNVPAPRAVAELNGIARGLLGPA is encoded by the coding sequence ATGCTCGAGACCACAGCACTGCAAAGGAAAGCGACGCTGTCCCCGCCACTGGATACGCGGTATCAGGTTGAAACGCCGGAAGGCATCGACTTGCCACTGCGCCCGGCCGGGTTGATGGTCCGTGCGCTGGCGTTCTCCATCGACCTCGGGCTGCGCGGGCTGATTCTGGGTCTGCTGTTTATCGTCCTCGCGTTTCTGGGAAAACTCGGCGCCGGGCTGGGCTCGATCCTGCTGTTCGCAGTGAGCTGGTGGTACATGGTGTTGTTCGAAGTGCTCAATCAGGGACGCTCGCCGGGCAAGCAATGGATGGGCCTGCGGGTGGTGCAGGATGACGGCACGCCGATCGGCTGGTCCGCTTCGCTGTTGCGCAACCTGCTGCGATTTGTCGACCTGTTGCCGTTCGGCTATTTCCTCGGCGCCATCAGTTGCCTGCAACACCCCAGCTTCAAACGCCTCGGTGACCTGGCCGCCGGCACGCTGGTCATCTACCGCGAACAGCCGCTCACCCGACCGCAAGTACCCGACGCCGAACCGCGACGTCCGGCCTTCGCCATGACGCTGACCGAGCAACGCGCCATCCTCGGGTTTGCCGAACGCCAGGGTGAACTCTCCGAAGCTCGGGTCAATGAACTTGCCTCTATCCTCGCCCAACCGTTGAACGTCCCTGCGCCACGAGCGGTGGCGGAACTCAACGGCATCGCCCGCGGCTTGTTGGGCCCCGCATGA
- a CDS encoding stage II sporulation protein M, with protein MKQSLFENRHKAEWAQFSLILDSLERNKDTSRVASFAKDYRRLCQHLALAQERGYSSFLIDSLQQQVLRGHQQLYRHRSRLGANVLGFILADFPRLVREQWRFVLAASLMFFGSLIGFALLVYLFPDLVYNLIPAQQVSDMQSMYDPSSGHLGRSAERAASEDWVMFGFYIMHNIGIAFQTFASGLLFGLGSAFFLFFNGLMIGAVAGHLTQIGYGQTFWSFVIGHGAFELSAIALAGAAGLQLGWALIAPGRQPRAEALRVAARKSVLLICGVMLFLLIAAFIEAYWSSMTGPAPMTKYLVGAMLWFLVAMYLLFAGRTRHAPE; from the coding sequence ATGAAGCAAAGTCTTTTCGAGAATCGCCACAAGGCTGAATGGGCGCAGTTTTCCCTCATCCTCGACAGTCTGGAGCGCAATAAAGACACCTCACGTGTCGCCAGTTTTGCGAAAGACTATCGCCGGCTCTGCCAGCACCTGGCACTGGCTCAGGAGCGTGGATACAGCAGTTTCCTGATCGACTCGTTGCAGCAACAGGTCCTGCGCGGGCATCAACAACTTTATCGACATCGCAGCCGCCTGGGTGCCAATGTGCTCGGCTTCATCCTCGCGGATTTTCCGCGGCTGGTGCGCGAACAGTGGCGCTTCGTGCTGGCCGCCAGCCTGATGTTTTTTGGCAGCCTGATCGGCTTCGCACTGTTGGTGTATCTGTTCCCGGACCTGGTCTACAACCTGATCCCGGCACAACAGGTCAGCGACATGCAAAGCATGTACGACCCCAGCTCCGGACACCTGGGTCGCTCCGCGGAACGGGCGGCCAGTGAAGACTGGGTGATGTTCGGCTTCTACATCATGCACAACATCGGCATCGCTTTTCAGACGTTCGCCAGCGGTTTGCTGTTTGGCCTGGGCAGCGCGTTTTTCCTGTTCTTCAATGGCTTGATGATCGGCGCGGTGGCCGGGCACCTGACGCAGATCGGCTACGGGCAAACCTTCTGGTCGTTCGTGATCGGCCACGGTGCTTTCGAACTCAGCGCCATTGCCCTGGCGGGTGCCGCCGGCCTGCAACTGGGCTGGGCATTGATCGCACCGGGGCGCCAGCCACGCGCCGAAGCGTTGCGAGTCGCGGCGCGCAAAAGCGTATTACTGATTTGCGGGGTCATGCTGTTTCTGTTGATCGCTGCATTTATCGAAGCCTACTGGTCATCCATGACCGGGCCGGCGCCGATGACCAAGTATCTGGTCGGCGCGATGCTGTGGTTTTTGGTAGCAATGTATCTGCTGTTTGCCGGACGGACTCGTCATGCGCCTGAGTGA